GCTGGTCGATGCGCTGCGCAGCGAGCACGTGCTGGTCGACGTCAAGACGCCCGAGGAACTGGGCGAGTTCCTTCTACCGGACATGATGAGCTACTCGGCGATTCTCCTGGCGAACGTCCCGGCGACCGTCTTCACCGACGACCAGCAGCAGGCCTTGGCGTCATACGTAAAGGATATGGGCAGTGGTCTGATCATGACGGGCGGCGACGAGGGTTTCGGCGCCGGCGGCTGGCTGGGCAGTCCCGTCGAAGAAGTCATGCCCGTTCAATTCGAAATCAAGCACAAGAAGGTCATTCCCCGCGGCGCCCTCGTGCTCATCATGCACAGTTGCGAAGCCGCTCGAGGAAATTACTGGGGAAAGGAGATGGCCAAGAAGAGTGTGGACACCGTCTCCACCCAGGACTACGTCGGCGTGCTAGCGTATACGTATTCGCCCGGCGGAGAGAATTGGGAAGTTCCGCTCGACTTGAACACGAATCGCGCGGCCGTCAAGGCGCGCATCGACCGCATGCAGATCGGAGACATGCCGGACTTCAACACCACCATGCGCCTCGCCTACGACGAGCTCACCAAGGGGCGCGGGCAGGACGCCGCACAGAAACACGTCATCATCTTTAGCGACGGCGACCCCCAAGCCCCAACGCCACAACTCCTCAGCCAGTATGTCGAAGCCAAGATCACCGTCAGCACAATCGGTATTGGATGGGGCGCACACGTCATGCAGACGACCATGCGCCAGATTGCCACGGCAACCGGCGGCAATTTCTACGCCCCCCGCGATCCCCGCCAACTGCCGCAGATCTTCACCAAAGAGTCCAAGGTCGTACGGCGCCCGCTGATCGTGGAAGACCCATTCTCGCCCCAGGTTCTTCAGCCGGAGAGCGCTCTCCTCGCCGGATTATCTCCGGGCAATTTCATCCCTCAGCTCGACGGCCTCGTCCTCACCTCGCGCCGGGAGAACCCCAACGTCTTCGTTCCGCTGGTCAAGTCCACGGAAGACGGCTTCGACCCGTTGCTTGCGCATTGGCAATATGAGCTGGGCAAGACGGCCGCGTTCACCAGCGGCTACTGGCCCAAGTGGGGAACCGCCTGGACCCAGTGGAGCAAATTCGCCAAGCTCTGGTCGCAGATCGTCCGCTGGACCATGCGACAGGACACCCCGGCAAACTTCGACACCTACACGCGCATTGAAGGCGACAGGGCCCACATCGTCATCGACGCCCTCGACAAGGACGCGGGTTATCTGAACAACCTCACCCTTCGTTCGCGTCTCGTCGGCCCGGACAATCGCCCCCTGGATATCCGTTTCACGCAAACCGGCCCCGGAAAATACGAGGCCGAGTTCGACGCCGCCCGCGCCGGACAATACCTGGCCAACGTCCAGCTCTACGAAGGAAACACGCCGCTCGGCACGGTTCGTACAGGCGTCTCCGTGCCGTTCTCGCCCGAATACCGCGACCTGGCCACGAATGAATCCGTCCTGCGACAGGTCGCCGAAATCACAGGAGGCCGGTGGCTGGACATGCCCGGCCGCGAGGCGAATATCTTCGCCAAGGACCGTCCGTCCACCGAAGCCCGCCGCCCCGCCTGGGAATGGGTGCTCGCCTGGCTGCTTCTGCCCGCATTCCTGCTGGACGTCGCCGTTCGGCGACTGGCCAACTGGCTGGCGCTGTCGATCGTTGTCGAGATCGTGGTGCTCGTCGTTCTTCTCTACGGTGTCGGCCTGGCCTATGGAACCCTGTGGGGAATTCTGGGCGCGATTCTTCTTGCCGAACTCATCGGCTGGACCATTCGCTTCCGGTATATTCCCGTGCTGTTCGACATTCTCACCCATGGGACCGCCGCACTGGAGAAGGCGGGCGAGCGTGGAGCCGCGGCCCTCGAGCAACTGCGCGAAACGCGGGAGCGGATCCGCCAGGAGAAGGAGCGTCAGTTGGGCGACGCCCCCAAGCGTATCGCCCAGCCGATGGAAGATGCCACAGACCGTGCCGCGCGGCGACGCTACGATGTAGGCGACGCAGGCGCCAAGAAGCCCGCAGGCGATCTCTCGAAATCACTCGGCGGCGCCGAGGGCGAATCGTCAGGCGACAAATCCGAGAAGGACGCGCCGAAGGGCGCGGAGGAAACGTCAACTTCCCGACTGCTGCGAGCCAAGCGCCGAGCACGGGGGGATACCGACAAGAAGGAGTAAGCGGAAATGGCAAGCAACATCGACCCGGCCGTCGAAAAAGCCACCATGGCCTTTCGCGAAAAGTTCGCCACCCTGCGCAGCGAGATCGGCAAGGCCATCGTCGGGCATGACGACATCATCGAAGGCGTAATGACGGCGCTCTTTGTCGGCGGCCACGTCCTTCTCGAAGGCGTCCCCGGCCTCGGCAAAACCTATCTCATCCGCACACTTGCCCAGGCCGTCGACCTCGAATTCTCCCGCATCCAGTTTACGCCCGACCTCATGCCTGCGGACATCATCGGCACCACCATCATCACCGAGGATCCCGCCACCGGCCGGCGCACCTTCGAGTTCCAGAAAGGCCCGCTCTTCTCCCAGATCGTCCTCGCCGACGAGATCAACCGCGCCACGCCCAAGACGCAATCAGCCTTGCTCGAAGCCATGCAGGAGCACTCCGTCACCGTCGGCCGCACCCGCCACGAACTCCGCGAGCCCTTCTTCGTCATGGCCACGCAGAACCCCATC
The window above is part of the Phycisphaerae bacterium genome. Proteins encoded here:
- a CDS encoding VWA domain-containing protein; the encoded protein is MMLLALALPVHFAEPQWLWLALLVPVLVLASLRSLAGLEPARRAIALVVRCFVVIVLIAALAGIEYVRRTHDLTVIYLMDRSHSVEALERQEEDFIVNSTEDIPKDDRVGMIDFAGQAFLQQLPMRGGYFIGEGRLPEMPNNDRTDMGAALRLAMAMFPHDTARRIVLLSDGNDNMGDVIGEARRAGASGIPIDVVPLRYERPNEVYFERLLAPTFAEPGEQVELRMLLGSSKKAVSGTLSVYVNGELLELPPDASRVNIKPGRELFVLKLPVQSESTQSYEVVFRPDDDSLDGVAMNNSARAFTFVSGKSRLLVVSMNPQYDQPLVDALRSEHVLVDVKTPEELGEFLLPDMMSYSAILLANVPATVFTDDQQQALASYVKDMGSGLIMTGGDEGFGAGGWLGSPVEEVMPVQFEIKHKKVIPRGALVLIMHSCEAARGNYWGKEMAKKSVDTVSTQDYVGVLAYTYSPGGENWEVPLDLNTNRAAVKARIDRMQIGDMPDFNTTMRLAYDELTKGRGQDAAQKHVIIFSDGDPQAPTPQLLSQYVEAKITVSTIGIGWGAHVMQTTMRQIATATGGNFYAPRDPRQLPQIFTKESKVVRRPLIVEDPFSPQVLQPESALLAGLSPGNFIPQLDGLVLTSRRENPNVFVPLVKSTEDGFDPLLAHWQYELGKTAAFTSGYWPKWGTAWTQWSKFAKLWSQIVRWTMRQDTPANFDTYTRIEGDRAHIVIDALDKDAGYLNNLTLRSRLVGPDNRPLDIRFTQTGPGKYEAEFDAARAGQYLANVQLYEGNTPLGTVRTGVSVPFSPEYRDLATNESVLRQVAEITGGRWLDMPGREANIFAKDRPSTEARRPAWEWVLAWLLLPAFLLDVAVRRLANWLALSIVVEIVVLVVLLYGVGLAYGTLWGILGAILLAELIGWTIRFRYIPVLFDILTHGTAALEKAGERGAAALEQLRETRERIRQEKERQLGDAPKRIAQPMEDATDRAARRRYDVGDAGAKKPAGDLSKSLGGAEGESSGDKSEKDAPKGAEETSTSRLLRAKRRARGDTDKKE